TCCATATTACAGTGTGCTAGTTCACATTGTGCTTGTATGATCATCCGAAAATTCAGAACccctcggattttttttttttgaataaaacaacaacaacgtaCTCAGTGTAATCCCACGGGTAGGGTCTGGGAGGGTAGagcgtacgcagaccttactcctaccttctctctctctttttttttttttttgaataaggggGTTATAATTTGTTTTGGATGTAAATGAGGTTACACCTGAAGAAAGTTCTAAAAATATGCATGTGTCAGCCTTTGTTGCTTTCATATGTCAGTTATGCTATAAGTTCAAAGTTTTAAATATACTTAACTTCTAATATCCCTGTTTCCCTCCAAAAACAGAGACAAGATGTCATTTTGAAGTCCCAcccacaaaaagaaaaagaaacgaAATAGTGGGAGCATGTTTTCTTATTAGCTTTTCATGTGAGATAATTGCTACCAGACAATTGATATCACGAAATAAGATGTTGGAACTAAATTCATTACATATACATCTATAAGGAAATTGATCTGTGGATGCAATGTTATGGCATAAATAAGGGATATAGAAGAGAGCTATCATGGAAATTCTGTAAATAATTGATAACGTAATGAGCAAGAGGTTTGCACATGGCTTTTTGATAAACAGTTTTCTAAATGGAATGAATTAGACAGGGAGGATCAAAAATATATTATTCTGCTAGCTTGGAAAGGGGCTTGGAGCAACGATGAACTTGAATCTATTTGACCtataggtcacgggttcgagccatgGAATTAGGCTGGCCCTTCCCGGACCCCGCGTGAATGCGAGATGCTTAGTGCACCGGACTGCCTTTTTTCTTATTCTGCTAGTTTGCGATTGAGGTGTGGTTGTTTCTTTTGATTAACAGTTTACAGAGGTTACTTACTTTCTGTTTTGTTTATCTGTCTTGCAAGGTCTATGGATTACTCTCTTTTAAGCGGCATGGAGTCATTGTCTTCTCCAGAAGATAATGGAGGAACCAAATTGCATAATCATGTTGACGACAGTTATGAAGATTTGGACAGTTATCAAGATTTGAACATTTTAGAAGATGCATCAAGGTCCGATAACAAAATAGTCAAGATAGAGATCAAGGATGACTATTCACCCTTGCACTCAAAAAACAAACATGAAGCACATTTGCTTCATGCAACGTCTCAACCTTTGCTGGTAAGCATTGTATTTTCTCATATGAAGATGCTTGCAAACTTGTTTCTGATACCTGGAAAGCTCTTGCGTATTTAAAACTTGAGAGTTGAACTTGTGATCTGTGTGAACCTTCATCACTTAATCTCCACATGTACTGGCTCTATTATTTCCTTAGCATTAATGTGGAGTTTCTTACTGTCCATCCTATTATtgtagatagagagagagagagactacaTAATACTATATTGTTGGAGACTTCTGTTGGAGCAAAAAATTGTTAAGCTATTAGCTTTTGTCTTTTTGATTAATATGAAGCTGTATATAATATTTGATTCAGGAAGAAGAAAGTTTTCTCAGAAAAGTCTCTAGTGATGAAAGGAGTAGACTGGAGCATGCTATGATGGATGCTGAGAACTCAAAACAGAGGGCTTTTGAAGAGTCAGTAAAACGGTGGAGAGCTGAAGAAGATGCTATGGAGGCTATCCGCATGGTAAATCTTGCTTTCCTCTTTCAATTTTATCTATCACTCTGAATCTTTCCGGTGCCCGTTCACTTTTACTCATTCATTTAATGCAGTTGCGTGTTTAAGAAACAAGTGACAAAAATTTAGGAATCAATATGGATGTAGTTTCAACGACATGATTGAGTATCAGTTCTGATCTTATTTAATTTTTCTAAGGTAGTAGTTGCTATTTTCGCAGATTCACGATGAGTACTTGTCTTATGATGATAATAACATATTTTAGTTTGGATTTCTTGCTTCACTCCACACACACTTGTATGTTTGTATTTATCAATTGAATCAATGTAGGATCACCAGCTAGTTAGCTGTAGTGATATGACCTATCAGTTCCCTGTAGTGTTTGGATCATATGCCTTTCCTCCCCACTAATACTGTTTGATAGAATTCCACATGTTTTTATGACATGCTTGTCACTGACGTTAGATTATCCCAGGCTGAAGTGTCATATAAATTATCCAAGGAAAAGGAAGATCAAAGAAAAGAGAAGGAAGAAATTTTGGCAAAGCAAAAAGAAGAGATAGAAAGATTGAAGATTCAGCATGACCTGTGTCTAAAAGAACTTCAGAAGATCCAGGAGAAGAAGCTTGTACTAGAAAGTCAAATAACTGAATCGTCCTATGCAGGGCAGGAGTTAGAGGAGAAGATAATTCAAGCTGTAGAGCTACTAAAATCCTTTAGGAAGCAGAGGGATGAGATGCAGATAGAGCGTGACAATGCAATCAAAGACGTTAACAGATTTAGAAAATTGGTACAAGATGATGCCGATGAGTATTGTATCAAAAATTTCTTTTCAATTTCTTTCTCCGACATTATAGAGGCTACACAAAATTTTGATCCATCCTCAAACATTGGAGAAGGAAAATTCGGTAGTGTTTACAAGGGGATTATTCACCATGTAAAAGTAGCTATAAAGATGTTGCCTGCTTGTGGTTCTTTAAGCGATTCGGATTTCCAACACAAGGTGAATCACTTAGAATCTTAAGATGCTAATTTGTGGCAAGTGTGCACTTCAGTTTCTTTTTATATAATTGTTTTTAGTGATCCCTACCGTACCTCTTTATGTAAGTATTAGCTGCATGCCTAATGCCTATTTATTAGACATTTCGTCCCTAGCATTTAAAGCTGTAGTTTCAGTGAGATGGAAATTCAACAATTGCTCCCAACTTGTGAACGTTTCAACAGttttcatttcatattttctACACCCCCACCCCCTCTCTTTTTGGTGGTCTTGCAGGAACACTTGTACGTTTTGTAAAAGGGTAAGTGAATGAGTGAAATACCCTCAATTTGTTTCCCCTTGATCTTAAGGGCAGGACTGTCCTTGCatttagtgtgtgtgtgtgtgtgtctctctctctctctctctctctctctctctctctctctctctatatatatatatatatatatatatatatatatatatatatatatatatatatatatatatatatccctatTCCTTGCAGATGATTTCAAAGCTTTGACAGAATATGAAATTTACTTCCATTTTAGCTTTTTATACTCAACAACCTGTCGCTTGAGGAATAAAACTTGCAgtacaataacatacccagtgaaatcccacaatgtttGGTCTGGAGGAATAAAACTTGCAGTATTCATCTTAATTCTTTACTCTTAAAACATTGAGAATTTTCTAGGCTTTTTGATGTAAAATATGTCTAAAGTTTTTCCATTCTTTGAATAACTGTACATGGGTTCATTTTTGTTAGAGATCTTTCCATCTTTACGCTTGATAAATAAACAGTTTCTTACTTTAACAATGTTTGATCATTACAGGCAGAAAGTTTGAGCAGGGTGAGGCATCCAAACCTTGTTACACTGATGGGGATTTGCTCAGAGTCTAGGTCCCTTGCTTATGAATTCCTTGAAAACGGAAACCTTGAAGATCACCTGGCTTGCCACAAAAAATCCCGCCCTCTTCATTGGCAACATCGGATCCGAATTGCTGTCGAGATATGCTCTGCTCTTATCTTTGTTCATGCCAACGATCCTTGCATTGTCCATGGGAACTTAAGACCTACCAACATTCTCCTTGATGCTAATTTTGTCAGCAAAATAAGTGATTGGGGAGTCCATCTCTTGATTTCACACGAGGAGAATTCCGATAATGATGACCCAGAATGTGTTGACAAGGGACAGAGTACTGTAGAATCTGATGTTTACTCATTTGGCGTCATACTTTTACGACTTTTGACTGCAAGACCAGCTTTGGGTATAGTGAGGGACGTCAAGTGTGCTTTGGAAAGTGGGAACTTGGGTTCAGTTTTGGATTCTTCAGCTGGTGATTGGCCAACTGAACTATCGGAACTGTTGGCTTATCTAGCATTGAGGTGCTGTGAGAAAGATCCTTTAAATCGGCCTAATATGGGGTCAGAAGTCTGGCCAACAATTGAGCCAATGACAGATATATGCACACCACACTCGTATTTGAGTACTTCATCTCAGGGTTCCAAGGGTCAAAGACGAATCCCTCCTCATTTCGTTTGTCCTATTTTCCAGGTaagcatatgatatatgattggTGTTCTTTACTTCAAATTCTGTGTGAGATGCTCAGTTCTGTGATCAATGCTTGTTTTGCGTGAGAACATGTAGACTAGCTGTGAGATCCTCAGTCTTGTGTTGATCGATCATTCAATATGAACATACAGAGTAACCATTTTCATCTACCGGTTGAGAGAATTTAGGTTGCACTAACAAGTGACTaggatggcaccatttgactaggcacaaaatttaagaaagaaaaacttttgaaatttgtggtctaaaacaaaccttagacatttcgttggctataaatcatttcattaagggtaaaagcgagattttaaagttaaattgtttctaattatagaaaggtgatattctttttgggacagactaaaaaggaacgtgtgccacataaattgggacagagggagtgtaCTTTTTTATCAATTGGTAAGAATGATGAATACATGAAAGAAATTGAAAAGCCCCCTGTATCCCTGCTAGAGCAAGATACTTTTAAGAATCAAGATGAAGCACAGATGGTTGCTGAAACTTCATATCTGGTGTAGTGTGTATCCTGTATGATTGATGCCTTAAACTTTTTCGTGAACACTTTCAGGATGTCATGGAAGATCCACACATAGCAGCGGATGGTTATACATATGAAGGTGATGCAATAAAAGGATGGCTGTATAGTGGACATGATACTTCTCCCATGACAAACCTCAAGCTCGATACCTGTGATTTGATTCCCAATTATGCTCTCTATCGCGCAATTCAGGAATGGCAGCAACAGTCCTGAAACTCATTAGGGTCTATAACGCCTTTTCACAGACAAAAACAGCTTCAAAGTTAAAATATATACTGGTATAGAAAGTAAGCCGGATCCAATGGTAGTTAGTGTTAATACTTGGATTTAACTTATTTGAACTCGTCAGGGAAGTATACAAGTGTTACTGCAATATTCATATGTACAGATTCTATCACTATGTCCCTGTATATTTTGCAAACTTAATATCAATATTGAGCAAAAGGACTGTTCTCTTGTTCttaggtgtgtttggtatgataaGTTTcacggaaaatattttccttgatTAAATTACTTCCTGTATTTTGTTACCTTGAATTGCTGGGTGTTTTCTCTTGGGAAAATATGTTCAAGTTGATGACTTTGGTCATGTATGGACAATAGTAATTTGCCTTTACAAATAATTTACACTTGGACATTGTTGCCAATCTTTTAGTGCTCAAAGTTATCACCAAAACACTATCTTCATATTTTACATCTACCTGGTAAGGTGACTACTATATGTTATCTACTTTTTCACCAATCAAAAACTAGAAAATGGTAGACAAAATGATCATTCAGAATCAAACATTTTCCAATGGAAAATATACTTCTCATACATCATCTTTTACAATTATATTGAGCAAACAGAAACATCATAAACTTTCGGTTGATTTACGCAGGTGTCTCTTTTTAATCAATTGTTTAGattttttctctatttttaaAATTGTGCAAATATAGCACTTGAAAACTTATCCTTTACATACAAAACATTAGAAGTCGTCTTGCATTTGCAATAACTTACAAAATTATACTATCATAGTTTAACATTTTCTCATAAGATTTTCAGTTTGCTCAAAAACATCTAGAAATtgcaaaaagaaataaaaaattatttactaATCAACTGTCACTGGCGAAAATTAATGTAAACTTTCGGAACCAGCATAGTCCACAGTGTTCAATTTGCTGTGAGGAAATGGATAAGCCCATTTGGTGTGTGTCTGTTGGGTTTTCTTTTGGGCCAGCCTTCACAATTCACATCACATGTTCTTTTTACAGAAGAAGAACAATCTAGAGCAAATTTACGTCTGCCACAGAATCCAGCCAAATCACAAGTTCACAACGTAGTACTAGCAGCCTATTAGTCTTTTTCTTTTGCCCTTTTTGTTATAATAATAGTGGTCGTGATAACGACCTTTCATTTCTTCTACTTTTCCTCTTCCGCTAAGTTGCACGCCGAAAAACACAACCAGTTTTCCATGAATTGTGGAAGAAAAATTTACATTAATTaatcaaaaaagaattaaaaCTGTCCTTAAATTATGTGAACTTGAATAAAAATGTGTTCAGTTAATAGTTTAGTTCAAAAGTATCCCCATTATTACTTACTTAATTGGACTTTTTTCTAATAAACATATTGTTACTTTTCTTTgtaaacatatttttttttcctaataAACAAGAATTCTTTTCTtgctttttgttttctttttaaaatcCCTTTAACTAATTAAAAAGGGGaaactaatcttttttttttcctttttaatctcGTTCtatcaattaaaataaaataacttGTATACTTTTTTTACGTGATAATATAGGTCATATATATAAGATCATAGTACCCCGTTATTAGTTTTCATTTTAATAACGATAAAATAATTTTTCCTAACTAAATAtgaaatatttttatttcttaatcttttccattaattaattaataatgaaAGGGTGAGTGCTGGCGTTTATTTCGAAAATATGTCAAAAAAATTTAGTTCttgtaaaaaaagaaaagaaaaaaaaaagaaactattCCAATTGCCTTCTCTTATCTTTTGTAAATAGTACAAATATTTGTTTAGAAAATCTTCAAGAGCTTTGACAAAATGCTAGCAAAGTATTCATCATACACACTCAGGTCTCAATAATCATCGACAAAGAGAATTGAAACAATCTCTCTAGAAAGACGGTCTAGTTAGAGTAATATATAggctaaaattttaaaatttaactaAACATCTTAAATTATGAGTTATACACTAATTTGTAATATATTCATCATTGAACAAGAAATAATTTACACATCATTAATCACTGCATAAAAATCTCACATTACTAATTCCTGCATTATTTATGTATGAACCAAACGGCCCCTATGTATTAAAATCCAAATCACAATCTCACAAGCGCAATCTCAACAACCAGGATGCTTTCTTATTTAGTTAGGTT
The nucleotide sequence above comes from Lycium barbarum isolate Lr01 chromosome 3, ASM1917538v2, whole genome shotgun sequence. Encoded proteins:
- the LOC132631932 gene encoding U-box domain-containing protein 32 — its product is MSGEVIKAEGICDVENTIFVAVGKNVKEGKSVLSWALKSFAGRRICVLHIHQPNHLFSPTDGKLSGAKLKQHVVKACQELERLRVHKLLNQYLLFISQAGIQGGKVWLEIDNVEKGIIHIIEQHKIQSLVMGAAAETHYSKQLSELKSSKAKFVCQHAPMHCQIWFTCSGCLIQTRSMDYSLLSGMESLSSPEDNGGTKLHNHVDDSYEDLDSYQDLNILEDASRSDNKIVKIEIKDDYSPLHSKNKHEAHLLHATSQPLLEEESFLRKVSSDERSRLEHAMMDAENSKQRAFEESVKRWRAEEDAMEAIRMAEVSYKLSKEKEDQRKEKEEILAKQKEEIERLKIQHDLCLKELQKIQEKKLVLESQITESSYAGQELEEKIIQAVELLKSFRKQRDEMQIERDNAIKDVNRFRKLVQDDADEYCIKNFFSISFSDIIEATQNFDPSSNIGEGKFGSVYKGIIHHVKVAIKMLPACGSLSDSDFQHKAESLSRVRHPNLVTLMGICSESRSLAYEFLENGNLEDHLACHKKSRPLHWQHRIRIAVEICSALIFVHANDPCIVHGNLRPTNILLDANFVSKISDWGVHLLISHEENSDNDDPECVDKGQSTVESDVYSFGVILLRLLTARPALGIVRDVKCALESGNLGSVLDSSAGDWPTELSELLAYLALRCCEKDPLNRPNMGSEVWPTIEPMTDICTPHSYLSTSSQGSKGQRRIPPHFVCPIFQDVMEDPHIAADGYTYEGDAIKGWLYSGHDTSPMTNLKLDTCDLIPNYALYRAIQEWQQQS